The following are encoded in a window of Oncorhynchus mykiss isolate Arlee chromosome Y, USDA_OmykA_1.1, whole genome shotgun sequence genomic DNA:
- the LOC110509435 gene encoding olfactory receptor 6N1-like produces the protein MFEVNENYTRVSEFVIVGFPGLHPSFYQLVAWFFFFVYVITVVGNLLLVVLFALERSLQKPMYIIMLSLALSDIGFATVALPKVIARWWWDDGRISFHTCLFQEQMIHYFGTLNSLIMLTMAMDRYLAICHPLRYPMLMTNQIMSGLTVFSWMSATISPAIGTIDFTRKVAFCGPNRILHAYCDALSLTKLSCSDMAAIQGSSVGLAYFVLLVPFSFIVFSYINIIVTVMRMANAQGRMKTFSTCATQGCIILIYYIPRFIVYATPYIPNLIMTPDLRIGLTIFYSLFPPVANPFIYSFRTKEIRKVYI, from the exons ATGTTTGAGGTGAATGAGAACTACACGCGTGTGTCAGAGTTTGTGATCGTGGGCTTCCCGGggctccatccatccttctaCCAGCTGGTGGCCTGGTTCTTCTTCTTCGTCTATGTGATCACAGTGGTGGGGAACCTTCTGCTGGTGGTGCTGTTTGCCCTGGAGCGCAGCCTGCAGAAACCCATGTACATCATCATGCTCAGCCTGGCTCTGTCAGATATAG GTTTTGCCACAGTGGCCCTTCCCAAAGTAATAGCTCGGTGGTGGTGGGACGACGGGAGGATCTCCTTCCATACGTGTCTGTTCCAGGAACAAATGATCCACTACTTTGGAACACTCAACTCTCTCATCATGTTGACTATGGCTATGGACCGATACCTGGCTATCTGTCACCCTCTCAG ATACCCTATGTTGATGACCAACCAGATAATGAGTGGTCTAACAGTCTTCTCCTGGATGTCAGCCACAATCTCACCTGCCATCGGCACCATAGACTTCACTAGG AAAGTAGCATTCTGTGGTCCCAACCGAATTCTCCATGCCTACTGTGATGCTCTGTCCCTGACTAAACTGTCCTGCTCCGACATGGCGGCGATCCAGGGCAGCTCCGTTGGCCTGGCCTATTTTGTGCTCCTCGTCCCCTTCTCCTTCATCGTCTTCTCCTATATCAACATCATCGTCACCGTGATGCGCATGGCTAACGCACAG GGCAGGATGAAGACCTTCTCTACCTGTGCTACTCAGGGCTGTATCATCCTTATTTACTACATCCCCCGCTTCATAGTGTACGCTACACCCTACATCCCCAACCTGATCATGACCCCTGACCTCCGCATCGGCCTCACCATTTTCTACAG cctGTTCCCCCCGGTGGCCAACCCGTTCATCTATAGCTTCAGGACCAAGGAGATCAGA aaagtctatata
- the LOC110515723 gene encoding ubiquitin-like protein 3: MMTGSTPADMINLRLILVSGKTKEFLFSPNDSAADIAKHVYDNWPMDWEEEQVSSPNILRLIYQGRFLHGNVTLGALKLPLGKTTVMHLVARETLPEPNSQGQRNREKTGESNCCVIL; this comes from the exons ATTAACCTGCGTCTCATCCTGGTCAGTGGGAAGACGAAAGAGTTCCTGTTTTCTCCCAATGACTCGGCCGCAGACATTGCCAAACACGTCTACGATAACTGGCCAATGG ACTGGGAGGAGGAACAGGTCAGCAGTCCTAACATCCTGAGGCTCATCTACCAGGGTCGCTTTCTACATGGAAACGTCACGCTAGGAG cTCTCAAACTGCCTCTGGGGAAAACCACAGTGATGCATTTAGTTGCCAGAGAGACGTTGCCTGAGCCAAACTCCCAAG gtcagaggaacagagagaaaacTGGAGAGAGTAACTGCTGTGTCATCCTGTAA